Proteins encoded by one window of Vampirovibrionales bacterium:
- a CDS encoding response regulator: protein MEKRSTILLVEDNPDDERLTLMGFRENNILNPIKVARDGAEAIDFISGQGAYADRDPSTPPQLIVLDLKLPKVDGIEVLRYIRTSPFTQFTPVVILTSSREEKDLVESYRLGVNAYVQKPIDFLEFTQAVKHLGMFWLLLNEIPYQSQAQALSPLHG from the coding sequence ATGGAAAAACGAAGCACCATCCTCCTTGTTGAAGACAACCCGGATGACGAACGCTTAACGTTGATGGGCTTTCGCGAAAATAACATTTTAAATCCCATTAAAGTCGCGCGCGATGGCGCCGAAGCCATCGACTTTATTAGCGGCCAGGGCGCATACGCCGACCGCGATCCGTCGACGCCTCCGCAACTGATTGTGCTGGATCTCAAGTTGCCCAAAGTCGACGGCATTGAGGTTCTGCGCTATATTCGCACGTCTCCCTTTACACAATTCACGCCGGTCGTCATTCTGACGTCTTCGCGAGAAGAAAAAGATCTGGTGGAAAGCTATCGCCTCGGCGTCAACGCATATGTTCAAAAGCCGATTGATTTTCTGGAATTTACGCAGGCGGTTAAGCATCTGGGCATGTTCTGGCTGCTGTTAAACGAAATTCCGTACCAGTCTCAGGCCCAAGCACTCAGCCCCCTTCATGGCTAA
- a CDS encoding hybrid sensor histidine kinase/response regulator — protein MANALRVLLVEDNESDALLIHNQLRYDAQIELTRFHRIENAAELDQALQNEPWDIVLSDYNLPSFSGPDALALTKQHHPHLPFILVSGKIGEETAAAALKAGASDYLLKDRLSKLSRVVLREIDEAEQRRLLAQAQQDLAKAKEFAEQANRRKSQVLAFVAHEFKNPLHAIQLFTDILKSSSAQGALSDGHQQAIHSIERALHQLQGLVGDILDIAAIEAGKIRLAMQSVALNEVIEEALLIVGEQARRRSMTLHFSPLASLPRITADPQRLRQVFINLLSNAIKYSPEGGAVMISQDWDAPDGYVRTHFQDQGAGIDEAALKQLFQEFYRVYSTLHSQQEGVGLGLALSKTLVELHHGEILVKSEPDKGSTFSVLLPVCQPSPD, from the coding sequence ATGGCTAACGCGCTGCGCGTCCTGCTGGTTGAAGACAACGAAAGCGACGCCCTTCTCATTCATAATCAACTCCGATACGACGCGCAGATCGAGCTCACCCGGTTTCATCGCATCGAAAATGCTGCTGAATTAGACCAGGCCCTGCAAAACGAGCCGTGGGATATTGTGCTGTCAGATTACAATTTGCCCAGCTTTAGCGGCCCTGACGCGCTGGCGCTGACCAAGCAGCATCACCCCCATCTTCCGTTTATTCTGGTGTCCGGCAAAATCGGCGAAGAAACCGCCGCCGCCGCCCTCAAGGCCGGAGCCAGCGACTATCTGCTCAAAGACCGGCTCTCCAAACTATCGCGCGTCGTACTGCGCGAAATTGACGAGGCCGAACAACGCCGCTTATTAGCCCAGGCCCAGCAAGATTTAGCCAAAGCCAAGGAATTCGCCGAACAGGCCAATCGCCGTAAAAGCCAGGTGCTGGCGTTTGTCGCGCATGAGTTTAAAAACCCGCTGCACGCTATTCAGCTTTTTACGGATATTCTGAAATCTTCTTCGGCGCAAGGCGCTCTGAGCGACGGCCATCAACAGGCGATTCACAGCATTGAGCGCGCTCTTCATCAGCTTCAGGGCCTTGTCGGGGATATTCTGGATATCGCCGCGATTGAGGCGGGCAAAATCCGTTTGGCGATGCAGTCGGTGGCGCTCAATGAGGTTATTGAAGAAGCCCTCCTGATCGTCGGCGAGCAGGCCAGGCGGCGATCCATGACGCTCCATTTTTCGCCGCTGGCGTCACTGCCACGCATCACGGCCGATCCACAGCGCCTGCGGCAAGTGTTTATCAATCTGCTGAGCAACGCTATTAAATATTCGCCTGAGGGCGGCGCGGTCATGATCTCGCAAGATTGGGATGCGCCCGACGGCTACGTGCGGACGCATTTTCAGGATCAGGGCGCGGGTATCGACGAAGCGGCGCTGAAACAACTTTTTCAGGAATTCTATCGCGTCTACAGCACGCTGCATTCCCAGCAGGAAGGCGTCGGGCTGGGGCTGGCGCTCAGCAAAACGCTGGTTGAATTGCATCACGGGGAGATTCTGGTCAAGAGCGAGCCGGACAAGGGCTCGACCTTCAGCGTTCTGTTACCTGTTTGCCAGCCGTCGCCGGACTGA
- a CDS encoding ATP-binding cassette domain-containing protein — translation MAQTAPELSPSSDDLLIDVRHVSKSYGEHPVIRDISMEVSEGEVVCIIGVSGCGKSTLLKLIGGLETPDDGEIILGDPNVAFVFQYSALFDSLNVFENVAFSLLEEPDQRQKKRPTLKPREIRAQAEEKLRLVGLEGIEDKLPSELSGGMKKRVSFARAIMSNPRIILYDEPTAGLDPIASTMIEDYILKLRDELGAASVVVTHQHSTIQRTADRVLLLHEGVVQWSGSPKELLSSDNPYARQFSQASLEGPLAD, via the coding sequence ATGGCTCAAACCGCGCCCGAATTGTCCCCCTCCTCTGACGATTTGCTGATCGATGTTCGACACGTCAGCAAGTCGTATGGCGAGCATCCCGTCATTCGCGACATCAGCATGGAGGTGAGCGAGGGCGAGGTTGTTTGTATCATCGGCGTGAGCGGTTGCGGCAAAAGCACGCTTCTCAAGCTCATTGGCGGGCTGGAAACGCCGGACGATGGCGAGATTATTCTGGGCGATCCCAATGTGGCGTTTGTGTTTCAGTATTCGGCGCTGTTTGATTCGCTCAATGTATTTGAGAACGTGGCCTTCTCGCTCCTTGAAGAACCGGATCAACGCCAGAAAAAACGCCCGACGCTTAAACCGCGCGAAATTCGCGCGCAGGCGGAAGAAAAACTGCGGCTTGTCGGGCTTGAAGGCATCGAGGATAAATTGCCCAGCGAGCTGTCCGGCGGGATGAAAAAACGCGTCAGTTTTGCGCGCGCCATTATGAGCAATCCGCGTATTATTCTCTACGACGAGCCGACCGCAGGCCTGGATCCCATCGCTTCGACAATGATTGAAGATTATATTTTAAAGCTGCGCGACGAATTGGGCGCTGCCAGCGTGGTCGTCACTCACCAGCATTCGACGATCCAGCGCACGGCGGACCGGGTGTTACTGCTGCACGAGGGTGTGGTGCAATGGAGCGGCTCGCCGAAAGAGTTGCTGAGCAGTGACAATCCTTACGCCCGTCAGTTTTCTCAGGCGTCACTGGAAGGCCCGCTGGCCGATTAA
- the flgC gene encoding flagellar basal body rod protein FlgC — MDIFDVTGSALSAQRLRLDVIAGNLANVNTTRKADGSIGAYRRKNVVFAPLLNEASQSFAAASKGGRGDGALEMTSGSSGMSIGPDGKPMLRASISASPAGGVGVQVDAITDDSRTPMRKVFDPSHPDADAQGYVELPNINVVSEMVDMISATRAYEANVTALQSAKSMIQSALEI; from the coding sequence ATGGATATTTTTGACGTTACCGGCTCCGCTCTCAGCGCTCAGCGCCTGCGGCTCGACGTGATTGCGGGTAATCTGGCCAACGTCAACACGACGCGCAAGGCCGATGGCTCTATCGGCGCGTATCGGCGCAAAAACGTGGTGTTTGCGCCGTTGCTCAATGAAGCTTCGCAATCGTTTGCGGCCGCTTCCAAAGGCGGACGCGGCGACGGCGCGCTGGAAATGACCAGTGGCTCCAGTGGCATGAGCATCGGTCCCGACGGCAAGCCGATGCTGCGCGCCAGTATTTCCGCCAGCCCGGCGGGCGGGGTTGGGGTGCAGGTCGACGCAATTACTGACGATTCCAGGACGCCGATGCGTAAAGTCTTCGACCCGTCTCACCCAGACGCCGACGCGCAAGGCTACGTCGAGCTGCCCAACATCAATGTGGTCAGCGAAATGGTCGATATGATTTCCGCTACGCGGGCTTATGAGGCCAATGTCACGGCCTTGCAGTCGGCCAAGAGCATGATTCAAAGCGCGCTCGAAATTTAA
- a CDS encoding response regulator transcription factor, giving the protein MPDAKRPIRIVFTDDYELIRMGVSAYLDALPDMDVLAQAGTANDGIEAIRRHEPDIALMDVTLPDMSGIEATRLLKAEMPQLKVIMLTSHESQETVMAALGAGANAYCLKGIPTERLVEVIRSVMDGAAWLDPAIATVALSVFSEKAPRSGETLDAASVKPAEEGASPSLGAREREVLRLLTEGKNNQEIANQLFVSVHTVKFQVSAILQKLAVHDRVQAAVKAITTGLIRPEELHSL; this is encoded by the coding sequence ATGCCTGACGCCAAGCGTCCCATTCGCATTGTGTTTACGGATGATTACGAGCTGATCCGCATGGGCGTCTCCGCTTATCTGGACGCCTTGCCCGATATGGACGTGCTGGCGCAGGCAGGCACTGCGAATGACGGAATCGAGGCCATTCGGCGTCACGAGCCCGATATTGCTTTAATGGACGTGACATTGCCGGATATGAGCGGTATTGAAGCCACGCGCCTGCTCAAAGCCGAAATGCCGCAATTAAAAGTGATTATGCTGACTTCTCACGAGTCCCAAGAGACGGTGATGGCCGCTCTGGGCGCGGGCGCTAACGCCTATTGTCTCAAGGGGATTCCCACCGAGCGCCTCGTAGAAGTCATTCGTTCGGTGATGGATGGGGCGGCTTGGCTCGACCCGGCGATTGCGACGGTTGCGCTGTCGGTGTTTTCTGAAAAAGCCCCTCGTTCTGGCGAAACCCTGGACGCGGCATCTGTCAAGCCTGCCGAGGAAGGCGCGTCGCCCTCTCTGGGCGCGCGAGAGCGAGAAGTGTTGCGACTACTGACCGAAGGCAAAAATAATCAGGAAATCGCCAATCAGTTATTCGTCAGCGTTCACACCGTGAAGTTCCAGGTTAGCGCTATCTTGCAGAAACTGGCGGTCCATGATCGCGTACAGGCCGCCGTGAAAGCCATTACTACCGGACTGATTCGACCAGAAGAACTGCACAGTCTTTAA
- the vsr gene encoding DNA mismatch endonuclease Vsr encodes MDTLTPDQRRRTMRRVRSRDTGPERRVRRALCAMGARYRLHRRDLPGAPDIVFSAQRKAIFVHGCFWHSHTCKAGRNTPRSNQDYWDAKLARNRARDADHLARLRADGWRVLILWECELKDADALARALAAFLAKA; translated from the coding sequence ATGGACACGCTCACGCCGGATCAGCGTCGCCGAACCATGCGCCGGGTGCGCAGCCGCGACACCGGCCCCGAACGCCGCGTTCGTCGCGCCTTATGCGCCATGGGCGCACGCTATCGCCTCCACCGCCGGGATCTTCCCGGCGCGCCCGATATCGTATTCAGCGCGCAGCGCAAGGCGATTTTCGTCCACGGCTGCTTCTGGCACAGCCATACGTGCAAGGCGGGGCGCAACACGCCGCGTTCAAACCAGGATTACTGGGACGCCAAACTCGCCCGCAACCGCGCTCGTGACGCCGATCATCTCGCGCGCCTCCGGGCCGACGGATGGCGCGTCCTGATTCTGTGGGAATGCGAACTGAAGGATGCCGACGCATTGGCCCGCGCGCTGGCGGCATTTCTCGCCAAGGCTTAG
- a CDS encoding ABC transporter permease, producing MSDSHSRRPWFPFTRRALSGVGRGSVSFFRTIGETVVLAGQMFGFLVRGRIGWRHTMDQAAFVGVDALGVSMILVTFSAMVIALQVAQEMARQGAGEYVGALVSLAVLRELAPIMTGVAITAMAGSAFAAELSTMRITSQIDALRTLQMSPARYLALPRVLASILVTPMMTLMTAIVGILAGMVISYWLADVQFLAYLDSVWRQTSFRDVGAMLIKSSVFGFLIAILSTSIGLNTRGGAKDVGVATTRAVVWSFLSVAVCDYILTYLIYGSAL from the coding sequence ATGTCTGATTCTCACTCTCGTCGTCCCTGGTTTCCCTTTACGCGTCGCGCCTTAAGCGGCGTGGGGCGCGGCAGCGTCAGTTTTTTCAGGACCATTGGCGAAACCGTGGTTCTGGCCGGGCAGATGTTCGGTTTTCTGGTGCGCGGGCGTATTGGCTGGCGTCATACGATGGATCAGGCTGCGTTTGTGGGCGTCGACGCGCTGGGCGTGTCGATGATTCTGGTGACGTTTTCTGCGATGGTGATCGCGCTTCAGGTGGCCCAAGAGATGGCGCGCCAGGGCGCGGGCGAATACGTGGGCGCGCTGGTCTCGCTGGCGGTGCTGCGCGAGTTGGCCCCGATTATGACCGGGGTGGCCATCACGGCCATGGCGGGCTCGGCTTTTGCCGCAGAGCTGTCGACCATGCGTATTACAAGCCAGATTGACGCCTTGCGGACGTTGCAGATGAGTCCGGCGCGTTATCTCGCCTTGCCGCGCGTTCTGGCGAGCATCCTCGTGACGCCGATGATGACGCTGATGACCGCCATCGTCGGTATTCTGGCCGGAATGGTGATTAGTTACTGGCTGGCGGACGTTCAGTTTCTGGCGTATTTAGATTCAGTGTGGCGTCAGACGTCGTTTCGCGACGTGGGCGCGATGCTGATCAAATCAAGCGTCTTCGGCTTTCTGATCGCGATTCTGTCGACCAGTATTGGGCTGAATACGCGCGGTGGCGCAAAAGACGTGGGCGTGGCGACCACCCGCGCCGTGGTCTGGTCCTTCTTATCGGTCGCCGTGTGCGATTATATTCTGACGTATCTGATTTACGGGAGCGCCCTGTAA
- the flgB gene encoding flagellar basal body rod protein FlgB — MGMMLMDWVSSFTSDVVGKSLDGLALRHTAIASNLANVDTPGYKKREVSFESQLRSAIEARQSDGSQQADNSRPLAMRASSASHIALDAAPESLQQVQPQLNERDGEQFRNDRNGVDVEGEMVSLARNTERYLALSNLQSRIFRSTRTVISNGG; from the coding sequence GTGGGAATGATGTTGATGGATTGGGTGTCCTCGTTTACGAGCGACGTCGTGGGCAAATCGCTGGATGGGCTCGCGCTGCGGCATACCGCCATTGCCAGTAATCTGGCCAACGTCGACACGCCCGGCTATAAAAAGCGGGAAGTGTCGTTTGAGTCGCAATTGCGCTCGGCCATTGAAGCGCGACAGTCAGACGGCTCGCAACAGGCCGATAATTCGCGCCCGCTGGCGATGCGCGCGTCTTCAGCCAGCCATATCGCGCTGGATGCGGCGCCTGAGTCGCTGCAGCAGGTACAGCCGCAGCTCAACGAGCGAGACGGCGAACAGTTCCGCAATGACCGCAACGGCGTCGATGTGGAAGGCGAAATGGTCAGTCTGGCGCGTAATACTGAGCGCTATCTGGCGCTGAGCAACCTTCAGAGCCGGATTTTCCGCAGTACGCGAACCGTTATCAGCAACGGGGGCTAG
- a CDS encoding tyrosine-type recombinase/integrase: MRIEGDLESALAPFDEGAQAFTTYIALNRNLSPHTLRAYEADLQDFLPWLRQTLREALGDQSLISPAGFAQALRETPNRYMGALANRGLSRTSVARRMSAVRTFFKFLAREHYVEAATLPLQFRRPKTLKRLPDFLSEEEVDRLLRAADPFEADGSHDDGHHLTGHDAKAVRARAIVDALFSSGLRVSELVSLNTDDIAWENAELRVTGKGGHERVAFVSDRALSALRQTIALRPDARQRAVFQNSRGGRMTARSVARILNALAEAASLGKAVHPHMFRHGFATHLLNHGVDLRVVQELLGHASIRSTQIYTHVSTERLRRAYLGAHPRAQQADSKPSGDACAG; encoded by the coding sequence ATGCGGATAGAGGGTGATCTGGAAAGCGCGCTGGCGCCATTTGACGAGGGCGCGCAAGCCTTTACGACCTATATCGCCCTCAACCGCAATTTATCGCCGCATACGCTGCGCGCCTACGAAGCCGACTTGCAGGATTTTCTGCCATGGCTGCGTCAGACCTTGCGCGAGGCGCTGGGCGATCAGTCGCTGATATCGCCGGCGGGCTTTGCCCAAGCCTTGCGCGAAACGCCGAATCGCTATATGGGGGCGCTGGCCAATCGCGGGCTGTCACGTACCAGCGTTGCGCGACGCATGTCGGCGGTTCGGACGTTTTTCAAGTTTCTGGCGCGTGAGCACTACGTAGAGGCCGCGACGCTGCCGTTGCAATTCCGTCGCCCCAAGACGCTCAAGCGCTTGCCGGATTTTCTCAGTGAGGAAGAAGTCGATCGCTTACTGCGCGCCGCCGACCCGTTTGAAGCTGACGGATCCCATGACGACGGGCATCATCTCACCGGGCATGACGCGAAAGCCGTTCGCGCGCGCGCTATTGTCGATGCGTTGTTCTCGTCAGGGTTGCGCGTCAGCGAACTCGTGTCGCTGAATACCGACGATATCGCCTGGGAAAACGCTGAGCTGCGCGTGACGGGCAAAGGGGGACACGAACGGGTCGCATTTGTCAGCGACCGCGCGTTGTCTGCCCTGCGTCAAACCATTGCCCTGCGGCCCGATGCGCGACAACGAGCCGTCTTTCAAAACAGCCGGGGCGGACGGATGACCGCGCGCAGCGTGGCCCGGATCCTGAATGCGCTGGCAGAGGCGGCGTCCCTGGGCAAGGCGGTTCATCCGCATATGTTTCGCCACGGGTTTGCGACCCATTTGCTGAATCATGGGGTGGATTTACGCGTGGTCCAGGAGCTGCTTGGGCATGCGAGCATCCGCAGCACGCAGATCTATACCCATGTCAGCACGGAGCGCCTGCGCCGCGCTTATCTGGGAGCGCACCCCAGAGCGCAGCAGGCAGATAGCAAGCCGTCGGGAGACGCTTGCGCCGGGTAA
- a CDS encoding CHASE3 domain-containing protein, which produces MHKSVISMLLGSLILLLCIAGVTFWSQSEAGRAKEQLYRSLTIREQMTYLFFLVLDMESNTRGYAITGKKSFLEPFANARSQVRSVKTGLMSIAKDRRVIQQLPSLFTLIDQKITHMERIIDQPSQQDARLIVLTGQGQLLSGQIRQKIDALGAIETKLQRDALTDSKNADWWSRALMGLGFLLATSLQLWAFYLLSREIHQRQQMNDDLGKLNKELEAFSYSVSHDLRAPLRSISGFSQALLSHKASLLDDEAREFLDRIMANSQRMGSLIDDLLQLSRLSRAELNKQEINLSQMAQAIAADLKTTHPERSVEIAIAPDLTATADKALIYAVLENLIGNAWKFTAKASHAQIRVGQRLEGDRNVFFVQDNGAGFDMKYAHKLFGAFQRLHSVSEFAGNGIGLATVQRILHRHGGSIWCEGEPGKGATFSFTL; this is translated from the coding sequence ATGCATAAAAGTGTTATTTCGATGTTACTGGGCTCTCTTATCCTGCTCTTATGTATTGCAGGAGTGACATTCTGGAGTCAGTCGGAAGCGGGACGCGCAAAGGAGCAGCTCTATCGCTCGCTCACCATTCGCGAACAAATGACGTATTTGTTTTTTCTTGTGCTTGACATGGAATCAAATACCCGTGGATACGCCATTACGGGTAAAAAAAGCTTTCTGGAGCCGTTCGCCAACGCACGCTCTCAGGTGAGGTCCGTCAAAACAGGTTTGATGTCAATTGCCAAGGATAGAAGGGTGATCCAGCAATTACCGTCTCTGTTTACGTTGATCGACCAAAAAATTACCCACATGGAGCGAATCATTGATCAACCCTCGCAGCAGGACGCTCGACTCATTGTGCTCACAGGCCAAGGACAGCTGCTATCAGGGCAGATCCGCCAAAAGATCGACGCGCTGGGCGCTATCGAAACCAAGCTCCAGCGAGATGCCTTAACCGACAGCAAAAACGCAGACTGGTGGTCCCGCGCTTTAATGGGACTGGGGTTTCTCTTGGCGACTTCGCTTCAGCTCTGGGCGTTTTACCTGCTCAGCCGCGAAATTCATCAACGTCAGCAGATGAATGATGATTTAGGCAAACTCAATAAAGAGCTGGAAGCCTTCAGTTACTCGGTTTCTCACGATTTACGCGCGCCCCTGCGCAGCATTTCTGGATTCAGTCAGGCGCTGCTGAGCCATAAAGCGTCACTGTTAGATGACGAGGCCCGTGAATTTCTGGATCGCATTATGGCCAACTCCCAGCGCATGGGCAGCCTGATTGACGACTTACTGCAATTATCGCGACTCTCCCGCGCCGAACTCAACAAGCAGGAGATTAATCTCTCGCAGATGGCCCAAGCCATCGCCGCCGATTTGAAAACAACCCACCCGGAACGTTCGGTCGAAATCGCCATTGCGCCCGATCTCACGGCCACGGCCGATAAAGCGCTGATATATGCGGTTCTTGAAAATCTCATCGGCAACGCGTGGAAATTCACTGCCAAGGCCAGCCACGCCCAGATCCGTGTCGGACAACGTCTTGAAGGCGATCGAAACGTCTTTTTCGTCCAGGATAACGGCGCCGGCTTCGATATGAAATACGCGCACAAGCTCTTCGGCGCGTTTCAGCGCCTGCATTCGGTTTCAGAGTTTGCCGGCAACGGGATTGGGCTGGCTACCGTCCAACGGATTCTGCATCGCCACGGGGGATCCATCTGGTGCGAAGGCGAGCCCGGCAAAGGCGCTACGTTCTCGTTTACGTTATAA
- a CDS encoding ShlB/FhaC/HecB family hemolysin secretion/activation protein: MGRADWQHDSRAGRLAPLRFSRISNLRAICVLLASAWLLNPLNTPASAESPPPSSATPALGDLIQTLRQDPRSPLTHPQAEKPASLAAPVEAPVSQSDTVTPEASPITEDTPFFVQSVSVEGVSALNRKELARRLAPFQESNVTFRQLKALADSLTALYHEQGFVTSQVVLPPQTLEGHSVQLQAIEGRLGDVQLEMDPAHPLVGRRAIAPRLNLDRNDIFNLRAIRSQLNTINEHPDMKVGATIRASQTPGATDLTLTAKTRFPLHISPSLDNMGRETIGDLRVGLTAQDTNLLGFGDQLSSSLVWTRRSFGHFSRYRLPVGAYGAEVGFDFGRSALRLGNNLTKYEISGHSTTYSINLTQPLYRGDWLKITGSQSLDIKNMETALHNQPLYADNIRVWQSGLDIEQWDRLGRTILHQEIGVGLPIFRATDGGSRMASRRNAGSRFFRYAGQLMRIHRLPLKAIAVLRLNYQVSPDRLVSSEQMQLGGAYSVRGYREGSQIGDAGLSFNAEYYLPLSAFLGRAQTTGGANGETILRPPHPLADAIQLVAFSDFGASWTNRPLANGDKSEYMAASGLGVRARLSERLTGRLDLALPLLRYRLDSQRLRVHFGLQSALF, translated from the coding sequence ATGGGGCGAGCGGACTGGCAACACGATTCCAGGGCCGGGAGGCTGGCGCCGCTGCGCTTTTCGCGCATCTCAAATCTGCGGGCCATCTGCGTTTTACTGGCCAGCGCCTGGCTGCTGAACCCGCTGAATACCCCTGCCAGCGCAGAATCGCCGCCGCCATCTTCTGCTACGCCCGCTTTGGGCGATCTGATTCAGACGCTGCGCCAGGACCCGCGCTCGCCTCTAACGCATCCCCAAGCCGAAAAACCCGCCAGTCTGGCGGCCCCCGTGGAAGCGCCCGTTTCCCAATCAGATACGGTCACCCCGGAGGCGTCCCCGATCACCGAAGACACGCCGTTTTTTGTTCAAAGCGTCTCCGTGGAAGGCGTCTCTGCCTTAAACCGTAAAGAGCTCGCGCGCCGGCTGGCTCCGTTTCAAGAAAGCAACGTCACGTTTCGACAATTGAAAGCTCTGGCGGACTCCCTGACGGCGCTGTATCACGAGCAGGGCTTTGTCACGAGCCAGGTCGTCTTGCCGCCTCAAACGCTGGAAGGACATAGCGTTCAGCTTCAGGCAATCGAAGGACGTCTGGGCGACGTCCAACTCGAGATGGACCCCGCGCATCCGCTGGTCGGCCGTCGCGCGATCGCGCCGCGCTTGAATCTGGATCGAAACGATATCTTCAATCTGCGGGCGATTCGCTCACAACTCAATACGATTAACGAGCATCCCGACATGAAAGTCGGCGCCACGATCCGGGCCTCGCAAACCCCCGGCGCAACAGATCTGACGCTCACGGCCAAGACGCGTTTTCCGCTGCACATATCGCCGTCACTGGATAACATGGGACGCGAGACCATTGGCGATCTACGCGTTGGTCTGACGGCGCAAGACACCAACTTATTGGGGTTTGGCGATCAATTGAGCAGCAGTCTGGTCTGGACCCGTCGATCGTTTGGCCATTTCTCGCGCTACCGCCTCCCCGTCGGCGCGTATGGCGCCGAGGTCGGTTTTGATTTCGGGCGCAGCGCCCTGCGACTGGGCAACAATCTGACGAAATACGAGATCAGCGGCCATTCGACAACGTATTCGATCAATCTGACGCAGCCTCTCTACCGCGGAGACTGGCTCAAAATCACAGGGAGCCAGTCGCTTGATATTAAAAATATGGAAACCGCCCTGCACAATCAGCCTCTATACGCGGATAATATCCGCGTATGGCAATCCGGGCTGGACATTGAACAATGGGACCGTCTGGGACGAACAATTTTGCATCAGGAAATCGGCGTGGGCCTGCCGATTTTTCGAGCCACAGACGGCGGCAGTCGAATGGCCAGCCGACGAAACGCCGGAAGCCGATTTTTTCGCTACGCCGGACAACTGATGCGCATCCACCGCCTGCCACTGAAGGCCATTGCCGTGCTGCGACTCAATTATCAGGTGAGCCCCGACCGGCTGGTTTCTTCTGAACAGATGCAACTCGGCGGCGCGTACTCCGTGCGAGGATACCGGGAGGGATCGCAAATCGGCGACGCCGGGCTGTCGTTCAATGCAGAGTACTACCTGCCGTTGTCCGCGTTTTTAGGACGCGCGCAAACAACGGGCGGGGCTAACGGCGAAACAATCCTGCGCCCCCCGCACCCTCTTGCAGATGCGATCCAGTTGGTTGCCTTCAGCGATTTCGGCGCGAGCTGGACCAATCGGCCGCTGGCCAACGGAGACAAGTCTGAATACATGGCCGCCAGCGGCCTTGGCGTTCGCGCCCGTCTCAGCGAACGGCTGACCGGACGACTCGATCTCGCGCTCCCGCTGCTGCGCTATCGGCTCGACTCTCAGCGGCTGCGCGTTCATTTTGGGCTGCAAAGCGCCCTGTTTTAG